GAAAAGCAGCAGAACGTTTGGGCTTTATCTATGAGGGAACCTTCCGCCAAGCTGTTATCTATAAAGGTCGCACCAGAGATACGGATTGGTTGTCCATGATCGATAAGGACTGGCCAAGGGTTAAAGCACGTTTTGAAGCGTGGTTGCATCCTGAAAATTTTGATAAAAATGGCCATCAGTTGAAATCTCTTAGAGAATGTTAGAAAGGTTTGCTATGATTAAGATTACAAAAGAAACATCTGTTTCAATCGATGACGTTTTGCATCTCTATCAGGCAGTTGGTTGGACAAACTATACAAATCAACCCCAAATGTTGTCCCAGTCTCTGACTCATTCACTAGCCATTTATCTTGCTCGTGATGGTGAGAAAATCGTTGGTTTAGTGCGTTTGGTTGGAGACGGATTTTCATCCGTTTTTGTCCAGGATTTGATTGTTTTGCCTAGCTATCAGCGCCAAGGGATTGGAAGTTCTATGATGAAAGAAGCCTTAGCTGACTATAAGGGTGCCTACCAAGTACAACTAGCGACTGAACAGACAGAAAAAACATTGGGGTTTTACCGTTCTCTGGGGTTTGAAACCTTATCTACTTATGATTGTACAGGAATGATTTGGGTAGATCGAAAAAAATAAAATAATTCTTTTATCTTAAGATAACTTTAAGTCTTCTCTTGTATCATATAATCGTTAAGTAAAGACCTCCTAACTTTATTTAATAAAAATCCTAAACTTTTCTTTTTCATAATAATCTCCCTAAAGAAGCCACCAAATTCGGTGGCTTTTTTGTTTGTAGGCTGGATTTTTGCTATAATAGGAACATGAGTAGAATTTTAGATAATGAAATCATGGGTGATGAGGAGTTGGTAGAACGTACCCTCCGTCCCCAATATTTACGTGAATATATCGGACAAGATAAGGTCAAGGATCAGCTTCAAATCTTTATCGAAGCAGCAAAAATGCGTGATGAGGCGCTGGACCATGTTCTTTTGTTTGGCCCTCCAGGTCTCGGGAAAACAACCATGGCTTTTGTCATTGCCAATGAACTGGGAGTCAATCTCAAACAAACGTCAGGTCCTGTTATCGAAAAAGCTGGTGATCTGGTAGCGATTTTGAATGACTTGGAGCCAGGAGATGTGCTCTTTATCGACGAGATTCATCGCTTGCCCATGTCAGTAGAAGAGGTACTTTACAGTGCTATGGAAGATTTCTACATCGACATCATGATTGGTGCAGGGGAAGCTAGCCGTAGTGTCCATCTAGACTTGCCACCTTTTACCTTGATTGGTGCGACGACACGAGCAGGGATGCTCTCAAATCCTCTTCGTGCCCGTTTTGGAATCACTGGTCACATGGAATACTATACCCATGACGACTTGACAGAGATTGTCGAGCGGACGGCAGATATTTTTGAGATGGAAATTACTCATGAAGCAGCTTCGGAGTTAGCTTTACGTAGTCGTGGGACTCCTCGTATCGCCAATCGTCTTCTCAAGCGCGTGCGCGACTTTGCGCAGATTATGGGCGATGGCTTGATTGATGATGTGATTACTGATAAGGCTTTAACTATGCTGGATGTAGACCATGAAGGTTTGGACTATGTAGACCAGAAAATTCTTCGCACTATGATTGAGATGTACGGTGGTGGTCCTGTCGGTCTAGGAACTCTTTCGGTTAATATCGCGGAAGAGCGTGAGACGGTAGAGGATATGTACGAACCTTACCTGATCCAGAAAGGCTTTATCATGCGAACTCGTTCAGGACGGGTCGCGACAGCTAAGGCTTATGAACATTTAGGGTATGAATACATTGAAAAATAAGTCTGAAATCTTAGACTCTTTCAGAGAAAATCCTGATATTATGGCTATTCTGACCATCATCCGTGACTTAGAGTTGAAAGATTCCTGGTTGGCGGCTGGCTCGGTCCGAAATTTTATCTGGAATCTCTTGTCAGATAAGCCAGCCTTTGACCGTGAAACGGATGTGGATGTGATTTTCTTTGACCCAGATGTGAGTTACGAAGAAACGCTGGCTATAGAAAACAAGTTGAGAGAGGACTTTCCCCAGTATCAGTGGGAGCTGAAAAATCAAGTCTTTATGCATCAGCATAGTCCCCATACGCCTCCGTATAGAAATTCCTGCGATGCCATGAGTAAATATCCTGAACGTTGTACGGCAGTAGGACTTCGCTTGCATGCTGACGCAACTTTAGAGCTCTTTGCTCCTTATGGTTTAGAGGATATTTTGAATTTTCAGGTTTCTCCAACTCCCCATTTTTTAGAAAATGACGACCGGATGAAGCTTTATCAACAGCGTTTATCTAAGAAAAACTGGCAAGTAAAATGGAAAAATCTCACATTTAAAAATACTTAAGGAAACTTTAAGATAGGAGCTGTATACTTATCTCATAAGTTAAGAAGAACTTAACTTATACTCCTAAAACTTTTTCATAATAATCTCCCTATAAAAAAATTAAGTCGCCCAATCAGGCGGCTTTTTTTGTTGCGAACTCGATGTGAGAATGGTTGCTAATCAAGGACAAACACCGGCGAAATGTTGACAAAGGGGAAAGATTTCTCTAGTATAAGAAGTGAGCTAGAGATTTTCTGAGATTAGAGTAAATGGAAGTCCATGGTTTGAGAAAGAGATGTTGAACAATGACTGAAAGAATGAAAAACAATAGGAAACTAGTTAATCTAGGATTGTATAAAAACAAAATAGTCTATTATGACTTAAAAGAAAAGAGACTTTACTTTTCAATTCTCGAAAGAACATCTAAGAATCACCATTACTACACTCTTGGACTCACTTTGCTATCTCTCCCCATTATTCGATTGCTGAATGGTTTAACCGTTTTTGATATCCCTACTATCAAATACTCTAGCTTCATTCTATGTACTTGTCTTTCCTTGCTCATAGGGAAATTTGTAGTGGACTACTCTAACAAAGACTTGGACTTATATCCTGCATTATTTACAGATATTGAGTACTCAGAGTTCTTAGAAATAGCAAAGAAAAATGGAACTCTTGCTTTCGTATTTAATAGTATTAGTAGCGTCAGTTTGATAGGCTCCTTGATAGTTTACCTGGTCTATGCAAAGTTTTTAGGATTGCTGATTTATTCTGTTTTCTTGTTCATTCTTTACATCTGTGTGGTCAATAATGTCCATAGGAGGAATAAAGTGATTAAAAAACTAATTTGGTTAACGAATATCTAGTGAAGAACTTTCATATTTTCCATATGATTTGGTTGCGGAAGACGCGAAAGTATAGGATGAGATTGTATAAATTCATAGGATAAAAAGTATGATTAAAAAGTAAATTGGAGAAAGATAATTCGAGAAAAAGAGAGCGAAAACCGCTCTCTTTTTATGATATAATAGCCCTATGAGATTAGATAAATTTTTAGTAGCCTGTGCTATCGGGAGTCGGACTGAGGTCAAAAATCTTCTCAAGGCTGGGCGCGTGACGGTCAATGGCAAGAAAGAAAAATCTGCCAAGCTACAAATCAATGAAGATACGGACGAGATCTGTTTTGACGGTAAAAAATTAGAGTACGAAGAGTTTGTCTACTATATGATGAACAAACCTCAAGGAGTTATCTCAGCGACTGAAGATCCTAAACACAAGACTGTTTTGGATTTGTTGGATGACTTGGCTCGTTCAAAGGAAGTTTTCCCAGTGGGACGTTTGGACATCGATACGCATGGACTCTTGCTCTTGACCAATGATGGCAAGCTGGCTCATGCTCTTCTTTCACCAAAACGCCATGTGGATAAGACTTATCTGGCGCAAGTCAATGGAATCATGACGGATGAAGACATTGAGACATTTGCCAAGGGCATTCCGCTCAAGGACTTTACCTGTCAGTCTGCCAAGCTGGAGCTTGTATCGATTGATACGGAAAAGGAAGAAAGCCTGGTCCGAGTGACTATTGCAGAAGGGAAATTCCACCAGGTCAAACGGATGGTGGCCTACTGTGGTAAGGAAGTGGTGGATTTGCAACGTTTAACCATGGGAACTTTGACCTTGGATGAGGATTTGAAACGTGGAGAATGGCGTCGCCTAAGCAAGGAAGAACTAGAAGGCTTGCTTGAGAGCATCAACTAGTGACAGCTAAAAGATGAAACATTAGGAAAATGCGAGGAAAATAACCTTGCCTTTTTCAGTTTTTGGTTGCTTCCTTTTTGAAAAGCGTTATAATAGACTGTAGAGTAAAAAGGAGGATTTTATGAACGCGATTCAAGAATCATTTACAGATAAATTATTTGCTAACTATGAAGCAAATGTAAAATACCAAGCTATCGAAAATGCTGCTAGCCATAACGGTATTTTTGCAGCCCTAGAGCGTCGTCAAAGCCATGTCGACAACACACCAGTTTTCTCACTTGATTTGACAAAGGATAAGGTTACTAACCAGAAAGCTTCTGGTAGATGCTGGATGTTTGCGGCTCTCAACACTTTCCGTCACAAACTCATCTCTCAATACAAACTTGAAAACTTTGAATTGTCACAAGCACATACCTTCTTCTGGGACAAGTATGAAAAATCTAACTGGTTCTTGGAGCAAGTGATTGCGACTGCGGACCAAGAATTGACGAGCCGTAAGGTTAGCTTCCTACTTCAAACTCCACAACAAGATGGTGGACAATGGGATATGGTTGTAGCTCTCTTTGAAAAATACGGTGTCGTTCCTAAGTCTGTTTATCCAGAGTCTGTTTCATCTAGCAGCAGTCGTGAGCTCAATGCAATCCTTAATAAATTGCTTCGTCAAGATGCTCAAATCTTGCGTGACCTCTTGGCTTCTGGCGAAGACCAAGCGACTGTTCAAGCTAAGAAAGAAGACCTCTTGCAAGAGATTTTTAACTTCCTTGCTATGTCACTAGGACTTCCACCACGTCAGTTTGACTTTGCTTATCGCGATAAGGATAACAACTACCAAAGCGAAAAAGGCATCACACCACAAGAGTTTTACAAGAAATATGTCGACCTTCCACTAGAAGACTATGTTTCTGTGATCAATGCTCCAACTGCTGATAAACCTTACGGTAAATCTTACACAGTTGAGATGTTGGGAAATGTTGTTGGTAGCCGTGCAGTTCGTTACATTAACGTACCGATGGAGCGCTTGAAAGAATTAGCGATTGCTCAAATGCAAACAGGTGAAACTGTTTGGTTTGGTTCAGATGTCGGTCAGCTCAGCAACCGTAAAGCAGGAATCCTTGCGACAGATGTTTATGACTTTGAATCAAGCATGGACATTAAACTCACTCAAGACAAGGCTGGACGTTTGGATTACAGCGAAAGCTTGATGACTCACGCCATGGTCTTGACAGGTGTTGATTTGGACGAAAACGGTAAATCAGTCAAGTGGAAAGTTGAAAACTCATGGGGAGACAAGGTCGGAACAGATGGTTACTTTGTTGCTTCAGATGCTTGGATGGACGAATATACTTACCAAATCGTTGTCCGTAAAGAATTACTGACAGCAGAAGAACGAGCTGCTTATGAAGCAGAACCAATCGTCCTTGCACCATGGGATCCAATGGGTGCCTTGGCAGAATAAATGAGATATAAAAAGAATGTTTCTATAATTTTTAGGGTTGGTGGAAATTTTCCACCAACCCTATTTTAGTGTATACAAAAAGGCCAACATCCATTATATTAAAAGCGCCTAAACCTAAAACAAAAGAATGATGACCATATGAACAATATACTAGAAGCTACACTACAAATCAAAGATAAAAACATTATTTGGGATAATAATGTTCAAGAGAAGATATTAAAAAATAGAAAATCTTTATTTTATTCAGCTACATATACGCATAAACCAGAATTTTGTGCCGTTTGTGGGTGCGTTAGCCAAAATAACAATATAGTTAAAAACGGGACGAAAACTTCTCGTATCACTCTCTGTTCTGTTTCAGGCCTTCCAGCCTACTTAAATCTACGAAATCAGAGATTTCTCTGTAGAGAATGTGGTTCTTCATTTACTGCAGATACTAGTCGAATTGTAGAAAAATACTGTCATATCTCGAAACGATTAAAAAATGAAATTAAGGCAAAAATAAGTGAAACAGTATCTGAAACATATATTGCCAAAGAAACAAATGTTTCAATTCATACCGTTAGACGTATCATAGATGATACAGCACGATTATTAACGATTAAACCATTACATGATTTACCCGAGCATTTGTGTTTTGATGAATTTAAATCTGTTAAATCTTCCGATAGTAATATGAGCTTCATTATTTGTGATAGCACTACACACAAGTTGGTCGATGTTGTACGAGATAGAAAATCTTACAGTTTGAAACAATATTTTTATCGTTTTGAGCCTAAGACTAGATTAAAGGTGAAAACTATCTCCATCGATATGTACTTGCCATACATTCAATTAATAAAAGAAATGTTTCTTAACGCAAAAATTATCATTGATCCTTTTCACATTGTACAAGCCTTGAATAGAGAACTAAATCGAACTCGGGTACGTATCATGAATCAGCATCGTTATAAAAATCCTAAATTATATCGAAAGTTAAAACATTATTGGAAGTTAATTTTAAAGAACCCTAATGAACTTCAGAACTATAAATATAATCGTTATAAGCTTTTTGAAAGCTTCATAACAAGTAAAGGAATCGTAGATTATATCTTAGAAAACAATCCATCTCTAAAAAATGATTATGAGGTTGTACATTCACCTCGTGAATGTATACAGGATAGAGATTATATAGAATTCAAGGAAACGATTGAAGCAGCTACGCAATTAGACCTATCTCCTGGTTTAAAAAGAGTATTAAAGACTCTTATGACTTACTTGCCATATATTCAAAATACTTGTGAGTATCCAACTAGAACAAATGGCCCTATTGAAGGAATAAACAATAAAATAAAAGTGCTTAAAAGAAATGCCTACGGCTTTAGAAACTATTACTATTTTAGAAATAGGATTATTTTAATAACAAAAATGTTTGGCCCAAAACAAAAAGGAATTAAGCAACAATTAGTTGCTTAATCCCTTCCTAAATTTCTTCATCAACACTATTTGACAAAGAGCCCTTTTTTAGTGCTCAAAATAGCACTCAATTTTAAATGGATTTGGTGTTCAAAAAATATAATCAAATGCAACAAACTAATTTCATTTTTAATAGGCACAATTAATTTTAGAAGATAGTACGAAAAAATATTGACTGTTTTCTTTAGAATGTGTAAAATTTAGATAGATTATTTAAAGTGAGGTTTTTTTATCTTGTCTATATTAAAGAAGAAATTTAATAAGTTTAGTGTTCTATTGAATCTGGTATTAATAGCTATTATAGCTATTGGAGTGCTATTTTTCTTACCTAAGGAACATAAATCAGAAGTCAAATCGTCAATTAATATCGAAAGTATTGAAAAAGTGAATGAAGTTGTATTTTTGAATGCGGGAATTAATGAAATTATTTCTGAAACAAAAACAACTCAAGTTTTTGGGTTTGATGTGCCGTTCTCTAAAAAAGCAGCATTAGTAATTTTAAATTATAACGCTAAATTTGGAATTAAAAGTAGTGTAAAGGTTGAACAAATAAGCGAAAAAGAATATAAGGTTATTGTTCCAAAATTGGAAGTAATTGGTGTTGAACTTTCAAAAGATGATCCTTATGATTTATATGATAGTCATGGAGAGTTATTAAGTGGGACTACAGAAGATGTTGATACTGGGAAATTGGTCACAAACCAACTTTCTAGTGATAAACAAGCAGAGTATTTAGATAAATTTAAGAGTGAAATTAAAGAATCTGCAATCAATTATTATAAAACAATATTTTCTTCAATGGATTCTGAAGTAAAAGTAACTATAGAATTTACAGAATAATTTTTGAAATACAAAACCCTGACCATCTCTGGTCAGGGTTTTGTGTGGTTCTATAATTTTTAGGGTTGATGGAAATTTTCCACCAACCCTATTTTAGTGTATACAAAAAGGCCAACATCCATTATATTAAAAGCGCCTAAACCTAAAACAAAAGGATGATGACCATATGAACAATATACTAGAAGCTATACTACAAATCAAAGATGCACACAATGAAGGTGTTACATTCCATTTCTTAGAGAATATTAAAGAAGTATTGCGTGATGAGAGTGGGAAAGTAACTGGTGTAAAGGTTATTACAATGGAACTTGGTGAATCAGATGAAAGTGGAAGAAGATTAACGCATGAAGTGGCAGGTAGTGAACATATTATTCCATGTGATCTTGTCGTTGCAGCAATTGAACAAAAGTAGACTTTAGTGTTCTAGATGAAAGGTAAAAATTTGACTTTCGGTCAACATCAGAATACAATAGAAATAAATAATAACAGGTGATGCATATTTAGGTCCTCAATCTATCGCAACCGCAATTAAAGACGGGCGAGAAGTTGCGACAGAAGTACATGAATCGTTTAAAGAAAACATATAAATAACTTGTGGTGCCTTTCGTTTTTTACTGGGAAAATTAAGGAACTATAGTTATAAATACTTAAAGATATTAATATATTAGGAGGAGAAATAATGAACAAGAAACTATTATCAGGCTTATGTGCAGCAGTACTCTTATCAGGTTTAGTAGGATGCGGACCTAAGGAGTCAAAACAAAATACCACAACAAGTACTTCTACAATAGAAACAAAAAATACCACAACAAACAACTCTGAAGTAACTGAGAAGAACTTCAAAGACTTCCCAGAGACAGATGAAAAGTACTTCACATATGATGAATGGCAAGAAGGTTATGTTATCTATAGTTGTACATCTGACGATAAGGTTGTTCGTGTACCAAAGGAAATTAAAGGAAAACCTGTTATCGCAATTGGAGAACGTGGTCTAGCAAACCTAAAGAACTGTGAGGCAATCGTTCTACCAGATACAGTACGTTATCTATCGAAAGCTGCATTTGCGATTGATGGTGCTCTAAAGTATGTATACTTAGGTAAGTCAATAGAAACAGTAGAAGATGATATCTTCAATGGATGTAGTTCTCTTGAAGAAGTAACTTTCCCAGAAGGCACAAAGAGTATTGGAACATTAGTATTCTGGGGCACAAAGTCAATTAAATCCATTACAATTCCAGCAAGTGTAACAGAAATTACAGACATATTCTATTTTGTAGATAACTGTAACCCAGATGTAGAAATTCATACACCTAAGGGATCAAAAGCAGAAGAAGTAGCTAAAACAATGGGACTTAAAGTAGTAAATGACTAAAGGGGAATAGTATGAACAAGAAACTACTATCAGGCTTAGGGACTGACCCCAAAAAGTGAGAATTTAATAAAAACACCCTAGGGCTACCGTCTTCGGTATTCAACCGGAGACAGGTAGTCCAATTTTTGTTGGATTCTTTTTTCATTAGGTTCTTCATCAACACTATTTGACAAAGAGCCAAAAGAATCAGGTGATAAACCTGATTCTTTTTTGTTTGTATATTCTCACCGAGATTACATGATACCGAAGTAACGAGCTGCGATACCAACTGCAAAGAGTGCAAGGATGATTGTGATTGGAGATACTTTTTTCTTAAGCAACCACATGCAAAGGAAAGTAAGGAGAAGTCCCATCAATCCTGGAATCAATGAGTTCAACTGACCTTGAAGCGTTTGTGGTTGAACGCTATCCAAGCTCATACCACTAAGTGCTTGACCAAGAATACCCTTCAATTCTCCACCTGTAACAGCACCTTCTGGGAAGTTGATGTAGGCACCTTCTGATAATTGTTTACCTGGAAGGTTGATAGTGAAGTTGATGGATACCCAACGTTGTACAAGAACGGCAAGGATGAACATACCAAGGATAGAAGCTCCTTTAGTGATGTCTTTCAAGATACCACCTGACATGTCTTTAGTGATTTCAGATCCAGCCTTGTAACCAAACTCTTGTGTGTACCATAGGAAAGACATACGGATTGCATTCCATCCAAAGAAGAAGAGAAGCGGTCCAACGATGTTACCAGTTGCAGCAAGTGAAGCACCAAGGGCACCAAGGATCGGACGAACTGTAAACCAGAAGACTGGGTCACCGATACCAGCAAGAGGTCCCATCATACCAATCTTAACACCTTGGATAGCAGCGTCATCGATTTCAGTACCGTTAGCGCGTTCTTCTTCAAGTGCAAGAGTAACCCCCATGATTGGAGCAGCTACGTATGGGTGAGTGTTGAAGAATTCAAGGTGACGCTCAAGAGCAGCAGCTTGGTCTTCTTTTTTAGTGTAAAGTTTCTTGATAGCTGGGATCAAAGAGTAAGCCCAACCCAAGTTTTGCATACGTTCGTAGTTCCAAGAACCTTGAAGGAATTGTGAACGCCACCAAACTTTTTGGCG
The window above is part of the Streptococcus sp. Marseille-Q6470 genome. Proteins encoded here:
- a CDS encoding GNAT family N-acetyltransferase, producing the protein MIKITKETSVSIDDVLHLYQAVGWTNYTNQPQMLSQSLTHSLAIYLARDGEKIVGLVRLVGDGFSSVFVQDLIVLPSYQRQGIGSSMMKEALADYKGAYQVQLATEQTEKTLGFYRSLGFETLSTYDCTGMIWVDRKK
- the ruvB gene encoding Holliday junction branch migration DNA helicase RuvB, coding for MSRILDNEIMGDEELVERTLRPQYLREYIGQDKVKDQLQIFIEAAKMRDEALDHVLLFGPPGLGKTTMAFVIANELGVNLKQTSGPVIEKAGDLVAILNDLEPGDVLFIDEIHRLPMSVEEVLYSAMEDFYIDIMIGAGEASRSVHLDLPPFTLIGATTRAGMLSNPLRARFGITGHMEYYTHDDLTEIVERTADIFEMEITHEAASELALRSRGTPRIANRLLKRVRDFAQIMGDGLIDDVITDKALTMLDVDHEGLDYVDQKILRTMIEMYGGGPVGLGTLSVNIAEERETVEDMYEPYLIQKGFIMRTRSGRVATAKAYEHLGYEYIEK
- a CDS encoding nucleotidyltransferase family protein, encoding MNTLKNKSEILDSFRENPDIMAILTIIRDLELKDSWLAAGSVRNFIWNLLSDKPAFDRETDVDVIFFDPDVSYEETLAIENKLREDFPQYQWELKNQVFMHQHSPHTPPYRNSCDAMSKYPERCTAVGLRLHADATLELFAPYGLEDILNFQVSPTPHFLENDDRMKLYQQRLSKKNWQVKWKNLTFKNT
- a CDS encoding pseudouridine synthase, which produces MRLDKFLVACAIGSRTEVKNLLKAGRVTVNGKKEKSAKLQINEDTDEICFDGKKLEYEEFVYYMMNKPQGVISATEDPKHKTVLDLLDDLARSKEVFPVGRLDIDTHGLLLLTNDGKLAHALLSPKRHVDKTYLAQVNGIMTDEDIETFAKGIPLKDFTCQSAKLELVSIDTEKEESLVRVTIAEGKFHQVKRMVAYCGKEVVDLQRLTMGTLTLDEDLKRGEWRRLSKEELEGLLESIN
- the pepC gene encoding aminopeptidase C; the encoded protein is MNAIQESFTDKLFANYEANVKYQAIENAASHNGIFAALERRQSHVDNTPVFSLDLTKDKVTNQKASGRCWMFAALNTFRHKLISQYKLENFELSQAHTFFWDKYEKSNWFLEQVIATADQELTSRKVSFLLQTPQQDGGQWDMVVALFEKYGVVPKSVYPESVSSSSSRELNAILNKLLRQDAQILRDLLASGEDQATVQAKKEDLLQEIFNFLAMSLGLPPRQFDFAYRDKDNNYQSEKGITPQEFYKKYVDLPLEDYVSVINAPTADKPYGKSYTVEMLGNVVGSRAVRYINVPMERLKELAIAQMQTGETVWFGSDVGQLSNRKAGILATDVYDFESSMDIKLTQDKAGRLDYSESLMTHAMVLTGVDLDENGKSVKWKVENSWGDKVGTDGYFVASDAWMDEYTYQIVVRKELLTAEERAAYEAEPIVLAPWDPMGALAE
- a CDS encoding ISL3 family transposase; this encodes MNNILEATLQIKDKNIIWDNNVQEKILKNRKSLFYSATYTHKPEFCAVCGCVSQNNNIVKNGTKTSRITLCSVSGLPAYLNLRNQRFLCRECGSSFTADTSRIVEKYCHISKRLKNEIKAKISETVSETYIAKETNVSIHTVRRIIDDTARLLTIKPLHDLPEHLCFDEFKSVKSSDSNMSFIICDSTTHKLVDVVRDRKSYSLKQYFYRFEPKTRLKVKTISIDMYLPYIQLIKEMFLNAKIIIDPFHIVQALNRELNRTRVRIMNQHRYKNPKLYRKLKHYWKLILKNPNELQNYKYNRYKLFESFITSKGIVDYILENNPSLKNDYEVVHSPRECIQDRDYIEFKETIEAATQLDLSPGLKRVLKTLMTYLPYIQNTCEYPTRTNGPIEGINNKIKVLKRNAYGFRNYYYFRNRIILITKMFGPKQKGIKQQLVA
- a CDS encoding DUF4230 domain-containing protein, with the protein product MSILKKKFNKFSVLLNLVLIAIIAIGVLFFLPKEHKSEVKSSINIESIEKVNEVVFLNAGINEIISETKTTQVFGFDVPFSKKAALVILNYNAKFGIKSSVKVEQISEKEYKVIVPKLEVIGVELSKDDPYDLYDSHGELLSGTTEDVDTGKLVTNQLSSDKQAEYLDKFKSEIKESAINYYKTIFSSMDSEVKVTIEFTE
- a CDS encoding leucine-rich repeat domain-containing protein translates to MNKKLLSGLCAAVLLSGLVGCGPKESKQNTTTSTSTIETKNTTTNNSEVTEKNFKDFPETDEKYFTYDEWQEGYVIYSCTSDDKVVRVPKEIKGKPVIAIGERGLANLKNCEAIVLPDTVRYLSKAAFAIDGALKYVYLGKSIETVEDDIFNGCSSLEEVTFPEGTKSIGTLVFWGTKSIKSITIPASVTEITDIFYFVDNCNPDVEIHTPKGSKAEEVAKTMGLKVVND
- a CDS encoding PTS system mannose/fructose/sorbose family transporter subunit IID — translated: MAEKIQLSKSDRQKVWWRSQFLQGSWNYERMQNLGWAYSLIPAIKKLYTKKEDQAAALERHLEFFNTHPYVAAPIMGVTLALEEERANGTEIDDAAIQGVKIGMMGPLAGIGDPVFWFTVRPILGALGASLAATGNIVGPLLFFFGWNAIRMSFLWYTQEFGYKAGSEITKDMSGGILKDITKGASILGMFILAVLVQRWVSINFTINLPGKQLSEGAYINFPEGAVTGGELKGILGQALSGMSLDSVQPQTLQGQLNSLIPGLMGLLLTFLCMWLLKKKVSPITIILALFAVGIAARYFGIM